One part of the Mariniblastus fucicola genome encodes these proteins:
- a CDS encoding CNNM domain-containing protein, translated as MANLLELLPWLIAMLLLMAGSGFFSASEAALFYLRPRIREKMRNGTAGEQMAFKLSQRPERLLSAILFWNLVINIAYFAISSIIVIRLEANESRSASVLFAILSLLAIIFFSEMLPKNVAVLRPRWLASAFSIPLSFAVRAVDPIMPLLRSVNLISRRIFWPGFEPESYMEVADLEKAIEHTADNADLIKQEQTVMRNIVALSSIRVDEWMRPRTQFVTFQPPVSRMDLVKHGLPASGYLLVSEPDSLEVSHAIRLDNQYELADEEIERFAEPVQYLPWCATVSEAFELMSQRHREVTVVVNEYGDTIGVLTIEDILETVFQDSLSRARRLLDVEPITKIDDSIWHVAGMMNLRRLGKQLQVELPETDNVTIGGVMQGVLQKLCETDDECQWGPFDLKVIDLDSPSGLLIELRLRPTTEDDA; from the coding sequence ATGGCTAATCTGCTGGAACTGCTTCCGTGGTTGATTGCGATGCTCCTGCTGATGGCAGGTTCCGGATTTTTCTCCGCCAGCGAAGCGGCCCTGTTCTATCTTCGTCCGCGAATTCGCGAAAAAATGCGGAACGGAACGGCTGGCGAGCAGATGGCTTTCAAGCTTTCGCAGCGGCCAGAGCGGTTGCTGTCGGCGATTCTGTTCTGGAATCTGGTCATCAACATCGCTTACTTTGCGATCAGCTCCATCATCGTGATTCGCCTGGAAGCCAACGAGTCTCGAAGTGCGTCGGTGCTGTTTGCGATTCTGTCGCTGCTGGCCATCATCTTCTTCAGCGAAATGCTGCCCAAGAACGTAGCGGTTCTGCGTCCCCGTTGGCTGGCCAGCGCGTTCAGCATTCCGCTTTCATTCGCGGTCCGAGCTGTCGATCCGATCATGCCACTGTTGCGTTCGGTCAATCTGATTTCGCGCAGAATCTTCTGGCCGGGGTTCGAACCCGAATCCTACATGGAAGTCGCGGACCTTGAGAAAGCCATCGAGCACACGGCTGACAACGCGGACCTGATCAAGCAGGAACAAACGGTGATGCGAAACATCGTGGCCCTGTCTTCGATCCGCGTCGATGAGTGGATGCGTCCGCGAACCCAGTTCGTGACATTTCAACCGCCGGTGAGCCGAATGGATTTGGTCAAACACGGACTGCCAGCCAGCGGTTACTTGCTGGTTTCGGAACCCGATTCCCTGGAAGTTTCTCATGCGATTCGCCTGGACAACCAATACGAACTCGCGGACGAAGAAATCGAACGCTTCGCCGAACCCGTTCAGTATCTCCCGTGGTGCGCGACCGTTTCCGAAGCCTTTGAGCTTATGTCGCAGCGGCATCGCGAAGTCACCGTCGTGGTCAACGAATACGGAGACACGATTGGTGTCCTCACGATCGAAGACATTCTGGAAACCGTGTTTCAGGATTCGCTCAGCCGGGCTCGGCGTTTGCTCGATGTAGAACCGATCACGAAAATTGATGACTCGATCTGGCATGTGGCTGGAATGATGAATCTGCGACGGCTGGGAAAGCAGCTGCAAGTCGAGCTTCCTGAAACGGACAACGTGACGATCGGCGGCGTAATGCAGGGAGTGCTGCAGAAACTTTGCGAGACCGACGACGAGTGTCAGTGGGGGCCGTTTGACCTGAAAGTCATCGATTTGGATTCGCCGTCCGGGTTGCTGATTGAACTCAGGTTGCGGCCGACGACGGAGGACGATGCATGA
- a CDS encoding sugar phosphate isomerase/epimerase family protein, translated as MTQPQIVLSGFGDESANDRTMDQQFSAMSAIGLRYMSIRFIDAGNGIKNVMSLDDAEIATVKQKLDEYGLKIATLGSPIGKAKLCDVDDGNGAPYKPFDAYLEEDVNRACDLAEAFETKLLRGFSFYHPKGSNLEDHYAQAVDHVGKIADVCKSRGLIFGLEVEANLIGQNGSVLARMHEAINNDALVTIFDGANIVMQGYTADQVYDQYVEMKPGLGWIHVKDFANPTPGQLIEHVDEETLKQFVPADIGDSGHLRIMKDLAEFMPTLHDRMTALGAPGVFADMEPHVRGGGQFGGFSGPDGMGVALRAFCKVCDEAGVGYHLRDFEDLKVDRGY; from the coding sequence ATGACTCAACCACAAATCGTCCTCAGCGGCTTCGGCGACGAATCAGCCAACGATCGCACCATGGACCAACAGTTCTCTGCCATGTCAGCGATTGGACTGCGCTACATGTCGATCCGTTTCATCGACGCTGGCAACGGCATCAAGAACGTGATGTCGCTTGACGACGCCGAAATCGCAACCGTCAAACAGAAACTTGACGAGTACGGATTGAAGATCGCCACGCTCGGTTCACCGATCGGAAAAGCGAAACTTTGCGATGTCGATGATGGCAACGGAGCCCCCTACAAGCCCTTCGATGCCTATCTGGAAGAGGACGTGAATCGAGCTTGTGATCTGGCCGAAGCGTTCGAGACCAAGCTGCTTCGCGGGTTCAGTTTCTATCACCCCAAAGGATCGAATCTGGAAGACCATTACGCTCAGGCCGTCGATCACGTCGGGAAAATTGCGGACGTTTGCAAATCGCGCGGGCTGATCTTTGGTTTGGAAGTCGAAGCCAATCTGATCGGACAGAACGGATCCGTTTTGGCCCGGATGCACGAAGCGATCAACAACGATGCATTGGTGACGATTTTTGATGGCGCTAACATCGTGATGCAGGGCTACACGGCGGATCAGGTTTACGATCAGTACGTTGAAATGAAGCCGGGGCTTGGCTGGATCCACGTCAAGGACTTTGCCAACCCAACGCCCGGCCAACTGATTGAACACGTTGACGAAGAAACGCTGAAGCAATTCGTGCCAGCCGACATTGGCGATTCGGGCCACTTGCGGATCATGAAGGACCTTGCCGAATTCATGCCGACGCTTCACGATCGAATGACCGCCCTTGGTGCTCCCGGTGTTTTCGCCGACATGGAACCGCACGTTCGCGGCGGTGGACAATTCGGCGGTTTCAGCGGTCCCGACGGGATGGGTGTGGCGCTGCGAGCATTCTGCAAAGTCTGTGACGAGGCGGGCGTCGGCTATCACTTGCGTGACTTTGAAGATCTGAAAGTCGATCGCGGCTATTAG
- a CDS encoding YcjF family protein has translation MSNPTAQSEPSVEDPNYVEAVKSVESTLSKLRGCSDSEREQLQKELSGLTEMYDKVTNGRVEIVIFGEISTGKSAMINALIGRAVAEVDIQGGWTKEVWGTEWDGSGYRIPGFQSSEIVVVDTPGINEVGGQDRAELAETTARRADLILFVTDSDLNETEYAALVELAAVQKPMILVFNKCDLYNDEDLAKVTDLLKGRLEGLIPAEHFVRTSADPREIEYVIEKEDGSTESEWRKPEPDVGELKSLILTTLEKEGLGLIALNAAMYAADKSDKIASMRIKMRNTRADQVIWSMAATKAVVVAANPLPFFDVIGGYTIDALMMVTLSKVYGLEFNMSQARGLSKTLAAAGGVYALGELANYGSSLFKGMTFGLGTVLTMIPQGAAAGFTSYVIGQAAKRYFEQGGSWGSDSPKSVVQDILNSTDRDSVVSHLKSAISEKLNLNRHADDEKKGWFGW, from the coding sequence ATGTCAAATCCAACCGCACAATCTGAACCTTCCGTCGAGGACCCGAACTACGTGGAAGCCGTCAAGTCGGTTGAATCCACGCTGTCGAAACTTCGCGGGTGTTCGGATTCCGAACGTGAACAGCTTCAAAAAGAACTCTCTGGCCTGACCGAGATGTACGACAAGGTCACCAACGGCCGTGTCGAGATCGTGATTTTTGGTGAAATCAGCACCGGCAAGTCCGCGATGATCAACGCGCTGATCGGCAGAGCCGTCGCGGAAGTCGACATTCAGGGTGGCTGGACAAAAGAAGTCTGGGGCACCGAGTGGGATGGGTCGGGCTATCGAATTCCCGGCTTTCAGTCTTCCGAAATCGTGGTCGTCGACACGCCTGGCATAAACGAAGTCGGCGGTCAGGATCGAGCGGAGCTTGCGGAAACGACGGCTCGCCGAGCGGACCTGATTCTGTTTGTCACCGATTCGGATTTGAACGAAACGGAGTACGCAGCCCTGGTTGAACTGGCCGCAGTGCAGAAGCCCATGATTCTGGTCTTCAACAAGTGCGACCTGTACAACGACGAAGACCTCGCCAAGGTCACCGATCTGTTGAAAGGCCGTTTGGAAGGACTGATTCCCGCTGAGCATTTCGTTCGCACGTCGGCAGATCCGCGAGAAATCGAATACGTCATCGAGAAAGAAGACGGCAGCACCGAATCGGAATGGCGCAAGCCGGAACCGGACGTTGGCGAGCTGAAATCGCTGATCCTGACAACGCTGGAGAAGGAAGGACTCGGGCTGATCGCGCTCAACGCTGCAATGTATGCAGCTGACAAGTCCGACAAGATCGCGTCGATGCGAATCAAGATGCGAAATACACGAGCTGACCAGGTGATCTGGAGCATGGCGGCAACTAAAGCCGTGGTGGTCGCTGCGAATCCGCTTCCGTTTTTTGATGTTATCGGCGGCTACACGATCGATGCCTTGATGATGGTCACGCTGTCGAAAGTTTACGGCCTGGAGTTCAACATGAGCCAGGCTCGTGGGCTTTCGAAAACTCTGGCTGCCGCCGGCGGCGTCTATGCACTTGGCGAACTGGCGAACTACGGATCCAGCCTGTTCAAGGGCATGACGTTTGGACTGGGGACCGTGTTGACGATGATCCCTCAAGGTGCCGCCGCAGGATTCACCTCCTACGTCATCGGCCAGGCCGCCAAGCGGTACTTCGAACAGGGCGGATCGTGGGGAAGCGACTCTCCGAAATCCGTGGTTCAGGACATCCTCAATTCAACGGACCGGGATTCTGTTGTGAGCCATTTGAAGTCGGCGATTAGCGAGAAACTGAATCTCAATCGCCACGCCGACGACGAGAAAAAAGGCTGGTTCGGCTGGTAG
- a CDS encoding RNA polymerase sigma factor gives MDATKPNQIDIEAAYEQHSESLRWFLAGVLRNETLVADAHQATFLKLMQRGDKLRNEASLKSWLFQVAFNEAMLVKRKSQMARKHSLKVAWRVEALRDGEGSPEEPALRGEEVEQVRTAIEALSSDQQLVVRKRIYEGLKFREIAEELDVPLGTILARMQAALKKLRPFFE, from the coding sequence ATGGACGCCACAAAACCCAATCAAATCGACATTGAGGCCGCCTACGAGCAGCACTCGGAATCGCTGCGTTGGTTTTTGGCTGGGGTGCTGCGGAATGAGACGCTGGTTGCGGATGCCCATCAGGCGACGTTTCTGAAGTTGATGCAACGCGGCGACAAACTGCGAAACGAGGCTTCGCTGAAGTCCTGGCTTTTCCAGGTTGCCTTCAATGAAGCGATGCTGGTGAAACGGAAAAGCCAAATGGCTCGCAAGCACAGCCTCAAGGTTGCGTGGCGAGTGGAAGCACTTCGTGACGGCGAAGGGTCCCCCGAAGAGCCTGCGTTGCGGGGCGAAGAAGTTGAGCAGGTCCGTACTGCTATCGAAGCACTGTCGTCCGACCAACAGTTGGTCGTTCGGAAAAGAATTTACGAAGGTTTGAAATTTCGCGAGATCGCCGAAGAGCTGGACGTGCCGCTGGGTACGATACTGGCCCGGATGCAAGCGGCTCTCAAGAAGCTGAGGCCTTTTTTTGAATAA
- a CDS encoding CNNM domain-containing protein, whose product MIVLSILLLLLGVFLSAFFSGTETGFYRVSRFRLVLSSLDGDRISRSLLWLINNPSLFVATTLIGNNVANYLTSLAMVLLTRSVSSSGVLEMVAPVLMSPLLFVYGELLPKNLFFQAPNRLLKLAGPLLLIFSALFAPAVAILWALSRVLEKSLGQSPDRVRLTLARKELGQLFEEGQEVGILQPSQRLLSQNFASVASTPVSQVCTPIGRANVLKETATLADARKLAVRKQLPDLPVVESRSTKVIGYVRTIDVLLRDVDDDAASKESIGDILPLTKIQGTELVAEALMQMQAGRQTLALVVNRSGKPIGLLSIDQLTDPLLQGKLGSLRR is encoded by the coding sequence ATGATCGTGCTCTCGATACTTTTGCTGTTGCTGGGCGTGTTTCTGAGCGCATTTTTCAGCGGAACCGAAACGGGATTCTATCGCGTCAGTCGATTCCGTTTGGTGCTGTCGAGCCTCGATGGCGACCGGATTTCCAGAAGCCTGTTGTGGTTGATCAACAATCCGTCGCTGTTCGTGGCCACGACACTGATCGGAAACAACGTCGCCAACTACCTGACCAGTTTGGCAATGGTGTTGCTGACTCGCAGCGTGTCGTCGTCGGGCGTTCTCGAAATGGTGGCTCCTGTTTTGATGTCTCCATTGTTGTTCGTCTATGGCGAGCTGTTGCCAAAGAATCTTTTCTTCCAGGCACCGAACCGCTTGTTGAAGCTTGCCGGTCCGTTGCTGTTGATCTTCTCTGCTCTGTTCGCGCCGGCCGTGGCGATCCTGTGGGCGCTGAGTCGCGTGCTGGAAAAATCGCTGGGTCAGTCGCCTGATCGAGTGCGATTGACGCTGGCTCGCAAAGAGCTGGGTCAGCTGTTCGAAGAAGGTCAGGAGGTCGGAATCCTGCAACCTTCCCAACGGTTGCTCAGCCAAAACTTTGCATCGGTTGCGTCGACGCCCGTCAGCCAGGTTTGCACGCCGATCGGAAGAGCGAATGTGCTAAAAGAAACAGCCACGCTGGCAGACGCGCGAAAGCTCGCGGTTCGAAAGCAGCTTCCGGACCTGCCGGTGGTTGAGAGTCGATCGACAAAAGTAATCGGGTACGTCCGAACGATCGACGTTCTGTTGCGGGATGTCGATGATGATGCCGCATCCAAAGAATCGATCGGCGATATCCTGCCGCTTACGAAGATTCAGGGGACAGAACTGGTTGCAGAGGCTTTGATGCAAATGCAGGCCGGCCGCCAAACGCTGGCACTGGTCGTCAATCGGTCTGGTAAGCCGATCGGTCTGCTGTCGATCGACCAATTAACCGATCCATTGCTGCAGGGAAAGCTTGGTTCCCTACGGCGCTAA
- a CDS encoding YcjF family protein: protein MKPGKTFSGLMLIVVAACIGFALIFLPGWIIDNYKTINAFGAWAGVAYLVAVGIGATLLLGSTIWTVWKLWGASIAKRRKRERRNRNPSELSSAQKDFEIDENLKQISELKDRAGDDPELAKQLDPLLKEIEYKRESLELEIVAFGTISSGKSSVLNLLAGNDSFATDIRGGTTVTRNEIPWPTNDKVTLVDTPGLGEVDGEDHVAIAAEAAKDADLVLVVVDGPLRQSEHDLLDQLGSMEKRVIICLNKSDWFNQDDREKLMGQIRRQTADFVEDDDVVSIQAQIGERVRKRIMADGTTTEETVEIPADIEPLAKRMVEIVRKDGKDLLMANVLLQSRGLVEKARDRVQKQVDDKAWDIVEKYMWGAGGVAALSPFPVVDLIAGSAISTKMIMDLADVYNQKVDLDMARTWLAEMGKNLVAFLGAQGAAVAIAAVTSSLIKTVPFAGTFAGGVLQGAVQALITKWIGSVFIEYFRNEMRTPEGGLAGLARREWEKVMAVDELRKLVQTARSKLSDES, encoded by the coding sequence ATGAAGCCAGGCAAAACGTTCTCCGGACTGATGCTGATCGTCGTCGCAGCCTGCATCGGCTTTGCGCTGATTTTTCTGCCCGGCTGGATCATCGACAACTACAAAACAATCAACGCTTTCGGGGCGTGGGCTGGGGTCGCCTACCTCGTCGCCGTTGGTATCGGAGCAACACTGCTGCTCGGCAGCACCATCTGGACGGTCTGGAAATTATGGGGCGCGTCAATCGCCAAACGCCGCAAGCGCGAGCGACGTAATAGAAACCCCAGCGAACTTTCGAGCGCTCAAAAAGATTTCGAGATCGATGAGAATCTCAAACAGATCAGCGAACTGAAGGACCGAGCTGGTGATGATCCGGAGCTCGCCAAACAGCTCGATCCGCTGCTCAAGGAGATCGAATACAAACGCGAATCGCTGGAACTTGAGATCGTTGCCTTCGGCACCATCTCCAGCGGAAAATCTTCGGTGCTGAACCTGTTAGCCGGAAACGATTCCTTTGCGACCGACATCCGTGGCGGGACGACGGTGACGCGAAACGAAATCCCGTGGCCGACGAACGACAAAGTCACGCTTGTTGACACGCCCGGACTCGGTGAAGTCGACGGAGAAGACCACGTGGCGATCGCCGCGGAAGCCGCCAAAGACGCCGATCTCGTTTTGGTGGTCGTCGATGGCCCGCTGCGACAGAGCGAACATGACTTGCTGGATCAACTCGGCAGTATGGAGAAACGCGTCATCATTTGCCTGAACAAATCTGACTGGTTCAACCAGGATGATCGCGAAAAACTCATGGGTCAAATCCGGCGACAGACCGCTGACTTTGTCGAAGACGATGACGTGGTTTCGATTCAGGCTCAAATCGGCGAACGAGTTCGCAAACGAATCATGGCTGACGGGACGACGACCGAAGAGACCGTCGAAATCCCCGCCGACATCGAACCTCTGGCCAAACGAATGGTGGAGATCGTTCGCAAGGACGGCAAAGACCTGCTCATGGCGAACGTTTTACTTCAGTCCCGTGGCCTGGTTGAAAAAGCACGCGATCGCGTACAAAAGCAGGTCGACGACAAGGCTTGGGACATCGTCGAAAAGTACATGTGGGGCGCCGGTGGCGTTGCCGCGTTGAGCCCTTTTCCCGTCGTGGATCTGATCGCGGGTTCGGCGATTTCGACAAAGATGATTATGGATTTGGCCGACGTTTACAATCAGAAAGTCGACCTCGACATGGCCAGAACGTGGCTGGCCGAGATGGGCAAGAACCTTGTCGCTTTCCTGGGCGCTCAGGGCGCCGCCGTCGCGATCGCAGCGGTGACTTCTTCGCTAATCAAAACGGTTCCGTTTGCGGGAACGTTTGCTGGCGGAGTTTTGCAGGGCGCCGTTCAGGCTTTGATCACAAAGTGGATTGGCTCTGTGTTTATCGAGTATTTTCGCAACGAGATGCGAACTCCCGAAGGCGGATTGGCTGGACTGGCCCGCCGCGAATGGGAAAAAGTCATGGCCGTGGACGAGCTTCGCAAACTGGTCCAGACCGCGCGTTCGAAACTGAGCGATGAATCGTAG
- a CDS encoding exodeoxyribonuclease III encodes MKLVSWNVNGIRACIKKGFREFVESEQPDFLCLQETKAHEEQLDLEWVHDLGYHTSFNDAVKKGYSGTAIWSKIKPKKVVLGLGIEEHDQEGRVVTASYDDFHLVTVYTPNAQRGLKRIDYRMEWDEAFLAYVKKLNRRKPVIFCGDINCAHKEIDLANPKANKKNAGFSEQERAGVDRIAESGFLDSFRQFDDGPGNYSWWTMRTNARERNIGWRLDYFWVASKFWDRVESAAIRTDIFGSDHCPVELEIS; translated from the coding sequence ATGAAACTTGTCTCCTGGAACGTCAACGGCATCCGCGCCTGCATCAAGAAAGGATTCCGCGAGTTTGTCGAATCCGAACAACCGGACTTTCTCTGTCTGCAGGAAACCAAAGCTCACGAAGAGCAACTGGATCTCGAATGGGTTCACGATCTTGGCTACCACACTTCCTTCAACGACGCTGTCAAAAAGGGCTATAGCGGAACGGCGATCTGGAGCAAAATCAAACCCAAGAAAGTTGTGCTCGGACTTGGTATCGAAGAGCACGATCAGGAAGGCCGCGTCGTTACTGCGTCCTACGATGACTTTCATCTCGTGACGGTCTATACGCCGAACGCGCAACGCGGGTTGAAGCGAATCGACTATCGCATGGAGTGGGACGAAGCGTTTCTGGCGTACGTCAAGAAACTCAACCGCCGCAAGCCGGTCATCTTTTGCGGCGACATCAATTGCGCTCACAAAGAGATCGATCTTGCGAACCCGAAAGCCAACAAAAAGAACGCGGGTTTTTCAGAACAGGAACGTGCCGGCGTCGACCGAATCGCAGAGTCGGGCTTTCTGGATTCGTTTCGCCAGTTCGACGACGGCCCGGGGAATTATTCCTGGTGGACCATGCGAACCAATGCCCGCGAGCGAAACATCGGCTGGCGGCTGGATTACTTTTGGGTCGCCAGCAAGTTTTGGGACCGCGTCGAATCGGCTGCAATCCGGACTGACATTTTTGGCTCCGACCATTGCCCCGTCGAACTGGAAATTTCCTAG
- the queF gene encoding preQ(1) synthase, translating to MSKNFHEMLDPIENPAPGRDYTIEIVCPEFTSVCPKTGQPDFGELTFEYVPDALIVELKSLKMYLQQFRNEGIFYENVTNSIFDDFVNVVQPKTAKLTARFTPRGGIRSIITAEYSKEA from the coding sequence ATGTCCAAGAACTTTCATGAGATGCTCGATCCGATCGAGAACCCTGCTCCCGGCCGCGACTACACGATCGAAATCGTCTGCCCGGAGTTCACTTCTGTTTGTCCCAAAACTGGCCAGCCCGATTTTGGCGAACTGACTTTTGAGTATGTTCCAGATGCCTTGATCGTTGAATTGAAGAGCCTGAAAATGTACCTGCAACAGTTTCGCAATGAAGGCATCTTTTACGAAAACGTCACGAATTCGATTTTCGACGACTTCGTGAACGTCGTGCAGCCGAAAACGGCGAAGCTGACCGCCCGCTTTACGCCTCGCGGCGGCATCCGGTCCATCATCACGGCAGAGTATTCGAAAGAAGCTTGA